The genomic DNA GGTGGCATACGTTCTCGTCCAGCGCGTCGAACATAAAGTACGTGCATCCATATCACGGCAAGGCGTTCGACAGCGAGCGTCAGACAGCCATCTCGGCAACGTTGGCACGGAGCCTGACGGCAAGCATGAGGAGAAACGTCGCCGACATGACGATGAAGATGGTGGAGGCACTTTGAACGAGTACAGGAGGCACGCCGATGAGTGTCCCGACGCTCGGGACCGTGTATACCCATTGTCGAAACTGTGACCGAGGGGCGGCCCGGACGGGCGAGTTAAAACTGATACCGACGGGCGTTGTCGTCGTTTTGCCCGAATAGGTCGGAGCCGCCGCCCATCTCCTCGAATGTCATTCCGGAGAGATATTCGTCGTAGGTCACATCGTAACCGCTCCGGAGGTGGAAATCGAGGTTTCCGGTCTCGATTGCGGTCTGAAAGAGCATGTGGACCGCCCGCCGGACGAGTTCGTCGGGGTCGTCCGGCTCGTAAGCGCTCTGGAGCATTGCCAGTTCGTTTCTGGTCTCGGTGTCGAGGTCGACAGAGAGTTCCTCGCCGAGGTCGCTGTAAGCCGTTTCGATGTCGTCCGAGAGGTCCTCAAGTCCCATATCGGCTGTCGGCGGGGCGGGCGGAAGTGGGTTTCGCTCGGTCGACATCGGCTTCGGTGTCAGGACCGCCCGGTCGTTCCGGACCGTCATATCCAAGCGCCGGCGACGGCTACGGGCTATCGATGGAGGACGGTCCCGATACACTGCCGGCGGATGTCGACGCGGTCAGGGCGGCACTCATCGAGTGGTACGAAACCGACCACCGGTCGTACCCATGGCGGGAGACCGAAGACCCCTACGAGATTCTTGTCTCGGAAGTGATGAGCCAGCAGACACAACTCGACCGAGTTGTCGAAGCGTGGCACGCGTTCCTCGATGAGTGGCCGACCGCTGAGGCACTCGCCGAAGCCGACCGAGCGGCTGTCGTCGGCTTCTGGACCGACCACTCGTTGGGCTACAACAACCGAGCGAAGTATCTCCACGAGGCCGCTCGGCAGGTCCGCGACGAACACGACGGCGAGTTCCCACGAACGCCCGATGGGCTACAGGAGCTGATGGGTGTCGGCCCATACACCGCCAACGCCGTCGCCTCGTTCGCGTTTAACAACGGCGACGCCGTCGTCGATACGAACGTAAAGCGGGTGTTGTACCGTGCGTTCTCCGAGTTGCACGACAAAGAGGAGCCGCCGTACCAGCACATAGCGGACGAGTTGCTGCCGAAGGGCCGCTCCCGCGTGTGGAATAACGCTATTATGGAACTCGGCGCGGTTGCCTGCGGGAAGACCCCTCGCTGCGACGAAGCGGGGTGTCCGTGGCGGGAATGGTGTGACGCCTACGACACAGGCGATTTCACCGCTCCTGATGTACCGACCCAGCCCAGTTTCGAGGGCAGTCGCCGACAGTTCCGTGGCCGGGTCGTCCGTGCACTAAACGAGTACGGCGAGCTACCGATAGACGAGTTGGGACCCCGTATCCGGGTCGATTACTCGCCTGACGGCGAGTACGGCCGAGCGTGGCTTCGGAGCCTGTTGGAAGACCTCTCCGATGAGGGAATGGTGCAGCTAACCGAACGCGATGGTGCGGTTATTGCTAGGCTCCAGCGTTGACCTCTTCGCATGACTTCAGTCGTGAAATTCTTCTGTCGGTTGTGTCGGCCCCTAGTGCGGCCTAGTCGTCAGCACCTTGGACGCCCTTGGTGGCCTGCTTTTCTGCATCGAACGGATACCACGACTGCTTGGCGTCGTAGAGACACGGGTCGTCGTAGCTCGTCTCGACAGGCTCACACAGCTCAATCAGTTGCTCGTCGCTCGTCGCAGCAACCCACTCACGGAACGTCTGTCCCGCAAAGCGGTGGGCCGCGTACGCTTCGACGATGTTTTTGATCGCGCCAGGCACTTCGTCGGCGGGGACGCGTTGGCGAATCCAGTTGACAAACGATGGGTCCTCACCGATACCGCCACCGAGGCCGATATCTAGCGCTTCGACCATCTCACCGTCTTTCCGGGCCCGCATCCCGAGCAAGCCGATGTCGGCGGTGTTGGCCTGTCCGCAGTCGGCCGTGCATCCGGAGAAATGAATTTTAAGCTGGCACACGTCCTCGGGCAGGTCGACGTTGTCCCGCAGCCACCGGAGCATCCGGGCCATTCGGGCCTTCGTTTCGGTTAGGGCGAGTCCACAGAACTCCGTGCCGGTACAGGCGGTCGCGCCGCGGACGAATGGGTTTGGTTCGGGCGTGTGTTTGTGCAGCAAGGGCTCTCGGAGCAGGTCATCAACCCTGTTCGGGTCGACATCCATAATCAGCGGATTCTGTCGGCGCGTTAGCCGAACTTCACCCGAACCGTACTCCGCGGCGAGTTCCGCAAGCCGAATCGCTTCCTGTGATTCGAGCCGTCCACAGGCAACACTGAGACCGACCCATTTCTTCCCGTTTTTTTGGTCGTGGACGCCGACGTAGTCGAATGCGCCGTCTTCGCTGGGACGCCCGGCATTGTAGGTGTATCTATCCCGCATATCCGCGCCGCTGGTTTTGAGTTCCCAGTCGACGTACTCCGCCTGCAGTGTCTCTCGGATCCATTCGGGTCCGTTATCATCGACGAAGAACCGTGACCGATTCTTGCTGCGGTTTTCGCGGTCCCCGTAATCGTGGTACAGTTCGACGAAAGCGCGCACGATGTCGACCGCACGGTCGGGGGCGACCCAGACGTCGAGCGGACGCGCAACCCGCGGCTCATGGCCGCCCAGACCGCCGCCGACGCGAACATTGAATCCGAGCTGCTCCTCGCCGTCAATCTCTTTTTGTGCTGGTTCGAGTCCGATATCGTTGATCGAGTCCTGTGCGCCGCCCTCCGGCGTCCCTGTAATAGAGATGTTGAATTTCCGCGGCATATTACAGAGCGCGTCATCATCCCGGATCTCGTCTTGGAACCGGTCAAGAATCGGCTGGGTGTCGATGATTTCGTCGTCGGCCTTGCCGGCAACCGGGCACCCAACGATGTTCCGCATTGTATCGCCGCCCGACGAGCGGGTCGTAACACCGGCCGCTTCGAGTTTGTCCCACACATCCGGAACGTCTTCGAGCCGTATCCAGTGGAGTTGTACCGACTGCCGCGTCGTCAGGTCAATCCACCCGTTGCCGAACTCGGGGTTCGTTTCGGGACCTGTCGCGTATTCGTCGGCGACTTCGCCGATTGCTCGAAGCTGTCCCGGGTCGAGCCGACCGTTACAGTTGGTCAAGCGCATCATGAAGTAGCCTTCCTGTCCAGAGCGCTGGTGGAAGAGCCCCCAGAATTTGAACCGGCAGAACCACTCGTCGCGCTCCGACTCGGGAATAGAATCGAACCCGCGGTCGGCGAACTCGAGGATTTTCTCCTGTACTGTGTCACCGTACAACTCCTCCTTGTACGCTTCTTTTTTATGCGGCATCGACCATCACCAGACACGTTAAATCGGAACCATTTCCGTTTTCAACCATTCGTCTGCTCATCATACACGCATATTACTTTGTATTGTTTGGGAAAAAGCTGTCTATTTAATATATTCGGAAATTCGGGCTAGAAGCGGAAACCACAATATCCGACACGCCAACCCGGTATTATTTCTCCTTCTTTCTACAGAATTTTATTTACAACTCATTCTCCGAGGTATTTTTGTCATACGTTTTTCGCTCTCCACAGGGGGCGTTTCAGTGTCCGCCCGTCGGCAGCACATCCACCGGCCGCGATGCTCTGGCCGCTACTGTTTTGAATATCTAAACATATTCAGGAGAAACTCTGCCAATAAGCACGCCGTCGAAAGCATTATTGCATTGATTGACTCAGTATGAGCTGGTTAACCAAACGTCGATAATGCACATGCCACAACATCTCCGGACGGGTGACAACGGACTGGCTACACTGAGTGTCGAAACAGCCGCGTCGGTGACTGTGCGGCCGATAGGGCCCGACCGACCGCCGAGGGCGAGAATCCGATGAGCCAGTGGACGCCGACGACCTGCATGCGGTGTGCGGTCGGCTGTGGCTTGCTACAGCGTAGCGACGGGACAGAGTTGACAGATGTACGTGGTGACCCATCACATCCGGCTACTTGCGGTGCGGACTGCAAGCGTGGCGTTCAAGAAACGCTTGCTGCCGAAAGCAAACGCCTCACAAAGCCGCTTGTTCGTCGAGGAGGGACGCTGCAGCCAACCGACTGGGATACCGCCATCGGCGTCGTTGCGACCCGGTTCATTGAGGCGGTTCGTGCCGATTCCGGCAACGTTGCTGTCTTCGGCAGCGGCCAGCAAACGAACGAAGCCGCCTACGCACTCGGAAAGCTCGCGCGCGGCGGGCTTGGGACGCCGCATTATGACGCCAATACTGGGCTTTGTATGGCTTCAGCGATCACAGCCTACGACCACGCATTCGGGGGGAACGCTCCACCGCCGACGTACGACGATATCCCCGCGGCAGACACACATCTTATCTGGGGAGCAAACCCCGCAACCGCCCATCCGGTTCTGTTTAATTGGGTCGTCAACAGCGCCAACGATGGCGGCCAGATAGTCGTCATCGACCCGGTCGAAAGCAAGACCGCAGCTCGCGCTGACACGCACATCCAGCTGAAACCGGGCGCTGACCTCGCCTTGGCGCGAGGGGTGATCGCCCATATCGTCGATACCGGCGGTGTCGATACCACGTTTGTCAAGTCGAACACCACTGGGTACGACTGTATGGCCGACGCCCTGCCGGCCGTACAGGAGGCCGCTGAGACGGCCGGTGTAACCGTGGATGACATCGAGACGATAGCCGACGCGGTCGACGCAAAGACGCTTCTCTACTGGGGGATGGGTGTCAATCAAAACATTCAGGGGACAGCGACGGCGCGTGCGCTGATAGATCTCTGTCTCGTGACTGGCAATCTCGGCCCCGGAAGCGGCCCCTTCTCGCTGACCGGCCAGGCCAACTCGATGGGAAACCGCGTCTGTGCCTCGAAAGAGACCTGGCCCGGCCACCAGCAGTACACCGACCAGTCGGTGCGGAAAACAGTCGCGAACACGTGGAACGTTCCGTTTAGTCGGTTGCCAACCGGCCGAGGCGACGGGTTTGTCAGCATCATCAACCGGATGGCTCGTGGCGAGATCGATATCTGCTGGACGGTCGCAACGAACCCCGCTGTCGGGTTGCCTGATGCCGACCACGTGCGCTCCGTATTAGAGGATGTTTTCCTTGTCGTTCAGGATGCCTTCCGCTCTCAGACCGTAGAGTGTGCGGACGTTGTCTTACCAGCCGCAACGTGGGGAGAAACCACCGGGACGACGATGAACATGGAACGCCGGGTCGCTCCACTCTCGGCTGCGGTTGAACCGCCCGGAGAAGCCAGACAGGACCTCGATATCATCGCCGCTATCGGCAACCGAATCGAGCCGGAGCTGTTTGACGAGCCGCCGCTTGACCCCAGCGACGTCTTCGCGGAGCTTCGGTCGATAACGGCCGGTGCCCCTGCGGATCTCTCGGGCATCAGCTACGAGCGGTTGGAGCGGCACGGGGCCGTCCGATGGCCCGCTGCCGACACCGATTCAGAGGGCGGCTATTTGTATTTCGACGATGGTGAATGGTCATTCGACACTGACAGCGGTCTGGCAGCCTTCTCGTCCGGCACGCATAGTGGCGTCGCCGAGCCAGTCGACGGGCAGTATCCGCTCACGTTAACGACCGGTCGGTCAGCCGGCGTTTATAATACGGGCGTCCGGAACGCCGAAACGCTCACTGACGGGCTACCGCGGGCCCGGATGCACCCCCGGACGATCACCGAGCAGCTGGCCGCATTTGACCGAGGCCGAACGGTGGTGGAGTCCCGACGCGGCTCCGTTACGGTTGCAGTTGAACCGGACGAGGGGATTCCACGGGGACTCGTCTGGCTGCCGATACACAATCCTGCAGTCAACACGTTGACCCTCCCGACCGTCGATCCACAGTCCGACGAACCGAATTACAAGCAGTGTGCGGTCAGGATTCGAGCCCCGACAGAAACCGACCCTGTAGCCGAAACCGAGCAGGCAGCCGACACAGTTAACGGATGAGGACGTCCGTCCGGACCTTCGGCTTTCCATCTACTGTCGTCGGGGGCGTTCATGCGGTGCTCGCTTGTTAATTTTTTCAGCGGGGGAAATACGCCGTCTGAGACGGTGTAGAGCAGTTTATAATGGATCATAATAGCGTCTCTTCGCCAGAGCGGCTGTGGGTTTCCAGCTTTTTGCGCCTATCTGCCAGACGTTTTATTTTCGTTCGTTACTCGGCGGGTGATAATCCACGGACGAGTGGAACTGGTGAACGTGCGTCTCGCAGAGAATGTATTGACATACGTCAATCGTTTGGTTTATTTGCTGCCCGTATAATCCGTCTATACGGAATTAGAGCATGTCCAGAGAAAAAATAGGCCGTTTTGGACAACGGTTGACCAAGAATTGTTCAGACGCAGGCCGGACCGCCGACCGTTCCGACGTAACACCCACTGGCTACTGCAACGTCAGCGACCACCCCCCGGCTAGTTCCCATCTAAGAGGTGAACACTAATGGCGATAACCGACCTCCTGTACGGCAAATACCGGAACCTGCTGATGGCGACAGCGATGTTTAATCTCGGATTCGTCATCTGGTTCTCGTTTGCCCCATACACCGGAGAGATAGCCACGGAGTTCGGTCTTTCAGTCGCAGACCTCGGCATCGTTGCCAGTGCCGCGATCGTTGCAGTCCCGCTGGGCCGGATTGTTATCGGCCCGCTGACAGACCGGTTCGGTGCGCACGTAACGGGCTCTGTGACACTGATTACTGTCGGTATATTCGCTGTCATCAGCGCATTCGCAACGACGTACGCAGTGTTCACCGGCTCACGGATTATCGCATCCCTCTCGGGTATCACGTTCGTCATCGGGATCCAACACGTCGCCGAATGGTTCGAAGAAGA from Natronomonas pharaonis DSM 2160 includes the following:
- the nasA gene encoding assimilatory nitrate reductase NasA; translation: MSQWTPTTCMRCAVGCGLLQRSDGTELTDVRGDPSHPATCGADCKRGVQETLAAESKRLTKPLVRRGGTLQPTDWDTAIGVVATRFIEAVRADSGNVAVFGSGQQTNEAAYALGKLARGGLGTPHYDANTGLCMASAITAYDHAFGGNAPPPTYDDIPAADTHLIWGANPATAHPVLFNWVVNSANDGGQIVVIDPVESKTAARADTHIQLKPGADLALARGVIAHIVDTGGVDTTFVKSNTTGYDCMADALPAVQEAAETAGVTVDDIETIADAVDAKTLLYWGMGVNQNIQGTATARALIDLCLVTGNLGPGSGPFSLTGQANSMGNRVCASKETWPGHQQYTDQSVRKTVANTWNVPFSRLPTGRGDGFVSIINRMARGEIDICWTVATNPAVGLPDADHVRSVLEDVFLVVQDAFRSQTVECADVVLPAATWGETTGTTMNMERRVAPLSAAVEPPGEARQDLDIIAAIGNRIEPELFDEPPLDPSDVFAELRSITAGAPADLSGISYERLERHGAVRWPAADTDSEGGYLYFDDGEWSFDTDSGLAAFSSGTHSGVAEPVDGQYPLTLTTGRSAGVYNTGVRNAETLTDGLPRARMHPRTITEQLAAFDRGRTVVESRRGSVTVAVEPDEGIPRGLVWLPIHNPAVNTLTLPTVDPQSDEPNYKQCAVRIRAPTETDPVAETEQAADTVNG
- a CDS encoding nitrite/sulfite reductase, whose product is MPHKKEAYKEELYGDTVQEKILEFADRGFDSIPESERDEWFCRFKFWGLFHQRSGQEGYFMMRLTNCNGRLDPGQLRAIGEVADEYATGPETNPEFGNGWIDLTTRQSVQLHWIRLEDVPDVWDKLEAAGVTTRSSGGDTMRNIVGCPVAGKADDEIIDTQPILDRFQDEIRDDDALCNMPRKFNISITGTPEGGAQDSINDIGLEPAQKEIDGEEQLGFNVRVGGGLGGHEPRVARPLDVWVAPDRAVDIVRAFVELYHDYGDRENRSKNRSRFFVDDNGPEWIRETLQAEYVDWELKTSGADMRDRYTYNAGRPSEDGAFDYVGVHDQKNGKKWVGLSVACGRLESQEAIRLAELAAEYGSGEVRLTRRQNPLIMDVDPNRVDDLLREPLLHKHTPEPNPFVRGATACTGTEFCGLALTETKARMARMLRWLRDNVDLPEDVCQLKIHFSGCTADCGQANTADIGLLGMRARKDGEMVEALDIGLGGGIGEDPSFVNWIRQRVPADEVPGAIKNIVEAYAAHRFAGQTFREWVAATSDEQLIELCEPVETSYDDPCLYDAKQSWYPFDAEKQATKGVQGADD
- a CDS encoding HhH-GPD family protein, which encodes MEDGPDTLPADVDAVRAALIEWYETDHRSYPWRETEDPYEILVSEVMSQQTQLDRVVEAWHAFLDEWPTAEALAEADRAAVVGFWTDHSLGYNNRAKYLHEAARQVRDEHDGEFPRTPDGLQELMGVGPYTANAVASFAFNNGDAVVDTNVKRVLYRAFSELHDKEEPPYQHIADELLPKGRSRVWNNAIMELGAVACGKTPRCDEAGCPWREWCDAYDTGDFTAPDVPTQPSFEGSRRQFRGRVVRALNEYGELPIDELGPRIRVDYSPDGEYGRAWLRSLLEDLSDEGMVQLTERDGAVIARLQR